In one Solanum dulcamara chromosome 1, daSolDulc1.2, whole genome shotgun sequence genomic region, the following are encoded:
- the LOC129884158 gene encoding uncharacterized protein LOC129884158 isoform X1 — translation MVRRGLEGCDILFDISRLGRKRAHSWNKESESENSDIFRLKRQIRKTKNMDEDYVQYLMLLLDYDEESKCYTNEGGNEGPAVAKDRLYHDMDEDVNEYEDDEDEDEDIDPEYKKFLANAKPNGNSYMVKIDRSVGFPVFVEFEKDDGSDAGFEYLGQRKHQDSGDEKDFGNVSCKDKVQSQPFSRIVLENDDNRSAGDTNVIFEPSDPVTPMEKGLTSKKLSLGENGECKRRRKGEMKNRSNKEQKKKRGRPAKVTTKEEGADIDEDYSYLLEKFICKNWSTTTSFMRKYNLKRKKSSTNVLENDSNISVGDINMTHEPSDPLSPKKKKKKGLMSQKNSTKGNDTSKRQGKGEKRKRSNEKQTARKGRKLAVVPLNEDVAGRKSVDVTVKEERADVDEASFKSGNSFEREAADEDLQIVVNDNCTFGKEGGSNIVEASLAKHCENVEDSFPRKTVRSDFWYNVKALLERPYDQKEYIGLWKAVKSRKPTLKDMDLRNGKFYSSRRLGKSYLDHYKDLHEKLKEVDNDNIKQLTILRGFFFWLQNLTQKGAFRPWTDPDWLSLVDNSTVPMLTS, via the exons ATGGTGCGACGGGGATTGGAGGGCTGTGATATTTTGTTTGATATATCCCGTTTAGGGAGAAAGAGGGCACACTCTTGGAATAAGGAGTCAGAGTCTGAAAATAGTGATATTTTTCGTCTCAAAAGGCAGATTAGAAAAACTAAGAATATGGATGAAGATTATGTACAGTATTTGATGCTTCTCCTTGACTACGATGAAGAGTCTAAGTGTTACACAAATGAAGGCGGAAATGAAGGTCCCGCTGTTGCTAAAGATAGGCTTTATCACGACATGGATGAGGATGTGAATGAGTATGAGGATGATGAAGACGAGGATGAGGATATTGATCCAGAATACAAGAAGTTTTTGGCTAATGCTAAACCAAATGGGAACTCATATATGGTTAAAATTGATAGAAGTGTTGGGTTTCCTGTGTTTGTAGAGTTTGAGAAAGATGATGGATCTGATGCAGGGTTCGAATATTTAGGACAGAGAAAACACCAGGATTCTGGGGATGAGAAGGATTTTGGTAATGTCAGTTGCAAAGATAAAGTACAAAGTCAGCCATTTTCAAGAATTGTCCTGGAAAATGATGATAATAGATCTGCAGGAGACACCAATGTCATATTTGAGCCTTCTGATCCTGTTACTCCGATGGAAAAAGGGCTGACGAGCAAGAAGCTTAGCTTGGGGGAGAATGGTGAATGCAAGAGGCGTCGGAAGGGTGAGATGAAGAATAGGTCAAATAAGGAgcagaagaaaaagagagggaGACCAGCTAAAGTTACTACAAAAGAAGAGGGAGCTGATATAGATGAAGACTATTCCTATCTTCTGGAGAAATTTATATGTAAGAATTGGAGCACAACAACCTCATTTATGAGGAAATATAATctaaaaaggaagaaatcaTCAACAAATGTCCTGGAAAATGATAGTAATATATCTGTGGGAGACATCAATATGACACATGAGCCTTCTGATCCTCTATCtccaaagaaaaagaagaaaaaggggcTTATGAGCCAGAAAAATAGCACGAAGGGAAATGATACATCCAAGAGGCAGGGAAAGGGTGAGAAAAGGAAAAGATCAAACGAAAAGCAGACGGCGAGAAAAGGGAGAAAATTAGCAGTTGTCCCTTTAAACGAAGATGTAGCCGGGAGAAAATCAGTAGATGTCACTGTCAAAGAAGAGAGAGCTGATGTTGATGAAGCCTCATTTAAAAGTGGCAACAGTTTTGAACGCGAGGCTGCTGACGAAGATCTTCAAATAGTTGTCAATGATAATTGTACATTTGGAAAGGAAGGAGGTTCTAATATCGTGGAAGCTTCTTTAGCAAAACACTGTGAAAAT GTTGAGGATAGCTTCCCAAGGAAAACTGTGCGTTCTGATTTTTGGTACAATGTCAAGGCTCTTCTCGAGAGGCCTTACGATCAGAAGGAATATATCGGATTGTGGAAAGCTGTCAAAAGTAGAAAGCCTACTCTAAAGGATATGGACTTGCGTAACGGGAAATTTTACTCGTCGAGGCGGTTGGGAAAATCATATTTGGATCATTATAAAG ACCTTCATGAAAAACTTAAAGAAGTTGACAATGACAACATAAAACAGCTAACCATCTTGCGCGGCTTTTTCTTCTGGTTACAG AATCTCACACAGAAAGGAGCCTTCAGGCCTTGGACTGATCCGGATTGGCTCTCATTGGTTGATAATTCTACTGTTCCAATGCTTACTTCCTAA
- the LOC129884201 gene encoding serine--glyoxylate aminotransferase: MDYVNGPGRNHLFVPGPVNIPEQVLRAMNRNNEDYRSPAVPALTKTLLEDVKKIFKTTSGTPFLFPTTGTGAWESALTNTLSPGDRTVSFLIGQFSLLWIDQQKRLNFDVDVVESDWGQGANLEVLASKIAEDKSHTIKAICIVHNETATGVTNNLATVRKILDHYQHPALFLVDGVSSICALDFRMDEWGVDVALTGSQKALSLPTGLGIVCASPKALEASKTAKSVRVFFDWSDYLKFYKLGTYWPYTPSIQLLYGLRAALDLLFEEGLDNVIARHARLGKATRLAVEAWGLKNCTQKEEWFSDTVTAVVVPPHIESSEIVKRAWKRYNLSLGLGLNKVAGKVFRIGHLGNLNELQLLGCLAGVEMVLKDIGYAVKFGSGVAAASAFLQNSTPLIPSRI, translated from the exons ATGGACTATGTTAATGGACCTGGAAGGAACCATTTGTTTGTTCCGGGACCTGTTAATATCCCGGAACAAGTTCTCCGTGCTATGAACAGGAACAATGAAGATTACAGGTCCCCGGCTGTTCCAGCTCTCACAAAGACCTTGCTTGAGGATGTGAAGAAGATTTTCAAGACTACTAGTGGAACTCCATTTCTGTTCCCAACTACAG GTACTGGTGCATGGGAAAGTGCACTCACGAACACGTTGTCTCCTGGTGATAGAACTGTATCGTTCCTCATCGGTCAGTTCAGTCTGCTTTGGATTGATCAACAGAAACGCCTAAACTTTGACGTTGATGTCGTTGAGAGTGATTGGGGCCAAGGTGCAAATCTTGAGGTTTTGGCCTCGAAAATTGCAGAAGATAAGTCGCATACCATCAAGGCGATTTGCATTGTGCATAATGAGACAGCCACTGGAGTTACCAACAACTTGGCTACTGTAAGGAAAATACTCG ATCACTACCAGCATCCTGCCCTCTTCCTTGTTGATGGAGTGTCCTCAATTTGTGCACTCGATTTTCGCATGGATGAATGGGGTGTAGACGTGGCACTTACTGGTTCCCAAAAAGCACTTTCACTCCCCACCGGGCTCGGGATAGTCTGTGCTAGCCCCAAGGCACTTGAGGCCAGTAAAACTGCAAAATCAGTGAGAGTTTTTTTCGACTGGAGCGATTACCTTAAGTTCTACAAGCTGGGAACTTATTGGCCGTATACTCCTTCCATCCAACTTTTGTATGGTCTGAGAGCAGCTCTCGACCTTCTTTTCGAGGAAGGCCTCGATAATGTGATTGCAAGACACGCTCGTCTTGGTAAAGCAACAAG ACTTGCTGTGGAGGCATGGGGCTTGAAGAACTGCACTCAGAAGGAGGAATGGTTCAGTGATACAGTCACAGCCGTTGTTGTTCCTCCACACATCGAGAGTTCTGAAATCGTGAAAAGGGCATGGAAGCGATACAACTTAAGCTTAGGTCTCGGCCTAAACAAAGTTGCAGGAAAGGTTTTCAGAATAGGACATCTTGGAAACTTGAATGAG TTGCAACTATTGGGATGTCTTGCTGGAGTTGAAATGGTACTTAAGGATATTGGTTATGCAGTGAAATTTGGTAGTGGAGTTGCGGCTGCTAGTGCTTTTCTGCAAAATTCCACTCCACTTATTCCATCAAGAAtttaa
- the LOC129884158 gene encoding uncharacterized protein LOC129884158 isoform X2, which translates to MVRRGLEGCDILFDISRLGRKRAHSWNKESESENSDIFRLKRQIRKTKNMDEDYVQYLMLLLDYDEESKCYTNEGGNEGPAVAKDRLYHDMDEDVNEYEDDEDEDEDIDPEYKKFLANAKPNGNSYMVKIDRSVGFPVFVEFEKDDGSDAGFEYLGQRKHQDSGDEKDFGNVSCKDKVQSQPFSRIVLENDDNRSAGDTNVIFEPSDPVTPMEKGLTSKKLSLGENGECKRRRKGEMKNRSNKEQKKKRGRPAKVTTKEEGADIDEDYSYLLEKFICKNWSTTTSFMRKYNLKRKKSSTNVLENDSNISVGDINMTHEPSDPLSPKKKKKKGLMSQKNSTKGNDTSKRQGKGEKRKRSNEKQTARKGRKLAVVPLNEDVAGRKSVDVTVKEERADVDEASFKSGNSFEREAADEDLQIVVNDNCTFGKEGGSNIVEASLAKHCENVEDSFPRKTVRSDFWYNVKALLERPYDQKEYIGLWKAVKSRKPTLKDMDLRNGKFYSSRRLGKSYLDHYKDLHEKLKEVDNDNIKQLTILRGFFFWLQQTTS; encoded by the exons ATGGTGCGACGGGGATTGGAGGGCTGTGATATTTTGTTTGATATATCCCGTTTAGGGAGAAAGAGGGCACACTCTTGGAATAAGGAGTCAGAGTCTGAAAATAGTGATATTTTTCGTCTCAAAAGGCAGATTAGAAAAACTAAGAATATGGATGAAGATTATGTACAGTATTTGATGCTTCTCCTTGACTACGATGAAGAGTCTAAGTGTTACACAAATGAAGGCGGAAATGAAGGTCCCGCTGTTGCTAAAGATAGGCTTTATCACGACATGGATGAGGATGTGAATGAGTATGAGGATGATGAAGACGAGGATGAGGATATTGATCCAGAATACAAGAAGTTTTTGGCTAATGCTAAACCAAATGGGAACTCATATATGGTTAAAATTGATAGAAGTGTTGGGTTTCCTGTGTTTGTAGAGTTTGAGAAAGATGATGGATCTGATGCAGGGTTCGAATATTTAGGACAGAGAAAACACCAGGATTCTGGGGATGAGAAGGATTTTGGTAATGTCAGTTGCAAAGATAAAGTACAAAGTCAGCCATTTTCAAGAATTGTCCTGGAAAATGATGATAATAGATCTGCAGGAGACACCAATGTCATATTTGAGCCTTCTGATCCTGTTACTCCGATGGAAAAAGGGCTGACGAGCAAGAAGCTTAGCTTGGGGGAGAATGGTGAATGCAAGAGGCGTCGGAAGGGTGAGATGAAGAATAGGTCAAATAAGGAgcagaagaaaaagagagggaGACCAGCTAAAGTTACTACAAAAGAAGAGGGAGCTGATATAGATGAAGACTATTCCTATCTTCTGGAGAAATTTATATGTAAGAATTGGAGCACAACAACCTCATTTATGAGGAAATATAATctaaaaaggaagaaatcaTCAACAAATGTCCTGGAAAATGATAGTAATATATCTGTGGGAGACATCAATATGACACATGAGCCTTCTGATCCTCTATCtccaaagaaaaagaagaaaaaggggcTTATGAGCCAGAAAAATAGCACGAAGGGAAATGATACATCCAAGAGGCAGGGAAAGGGTGAGAAAAGGAAAAGATCAAACGAAAAGCAGACGGCGAGAAAAGGGAGAAAATTAGCAGTTGTCCCTTTAAACGAAGATGTAGCCGGGAGAAAATCAGTAGATGTCACTGTCAAAGAAGAGAGAGCTGATGTTGATGAAGCCTCATTTAAAAGTGGCAACAGTTTTGAACGCGAGGCTGCTGACGAAGATCTTCAAATAGTTGTCAATGATAATTGTACATTTGGAAAGGAAGGAGGTTCTAATATCGTGGAAGCTTCTTTAGCAAAACACTGTGAAAAT GTTGAGGATAGCTTCCCAAGGAAAACTGTGCGTTCTGATTTTTGGTACAATGTCAAGGCTCTTCTCGAGAGGCCTTACGATCAGAAGGAATATATCGGATTGTGGAAAGCTGTCAAAAGTAGAAAGCCTACTCTAAAGGATATGGACTTGCGTAACGGGAAATTTTACTCGTCGAGGCGGTTGGGAAAATCATATTTGGATCATTATAAAG ACCTTCATGAAAAACTTAAAGAAGTTGACAATGACAACATAAAACAGCTAACCATCTTGCGCGGCTTTTTCTTCTGGTTACAG CAAACAACTTCATAA